In Porites lutea chromosome 1, jaPorLute2.1, whole genome shotgun sequence, a single genomic region encodes these proteins:
- the LOC140948175 gene encoding uncharacterized protein: MYQSSSDGMRKMDKMALCLMFLCANLFAFNAANPGYEDTDDDNGGHSTEFRPMGYEWNIAELEYGPDMLKKIYSLSKKRSAFPIGIRAIGKKGEKVEFDAEFYKFYKALPEVLKTLQARLESVLNDNGIIGVVTGRIKSLSSLSTKMEKDGITDYRKITDIVGARVTFQTIDDILKFKKAYVEAFNNTVNEIRCYGICGPAIGSVDQREKIYWPWKSSGYRRLHFKVALPEVDTAGEVQMGTPYMTLWADWGHDVVYKGPPRFTENENVKKYAQRLAKYYMMLDDIRNEMLPSCPQILQESLKESDSSLNECLFWNDLRTNM, from the exons ATGTACCAGTCAAGTTCAGACGGCATGAGAAAGATGGATAAAATGGCTCTCTGTCTTATGTTCCTCTGTGCAAATCTCTTCGCGTTTAATGCTGCCAATCCCGGATATGAAGATACAGATGACGATAATGGTGGACACTCTACCGAGTTCAGACCCATGGGGTACGAATGGAACATCGCAGAACTCGAATACGGCCCTGACATGCTCAAAAAAATTTACTCGCTCAGCAAAAAACGGTCTGCCTTCCCGATTGGTATCAGGGCCATCggtaaaaaaggagagaaagtTGAATTTGATGCTGAATTTTACAAGTTCTACAAAGCTTTACCTGAAGTTCTGAAAACCTTGCAAGCACGCCTTGAAAGCGTTTTGAATGACAACGGTATTATTGGAGTTGTGACTGGAAGGATCAAGAGTTTGTCATCACTGTCGACGAAGATGGAAAAAGACGGAATAACGGACTATCGCAAAATAACGGACATTGTAGGCGCCCGAGTTACTTTTCAAACCATTGATGATATTTTAAAGTTCAAGAAGGCATATGTTGAAGCGTTCAACAACACTGTAAACGAGATCCGATGCTATGGTATTTGTGGACCAGCGATTGGCAGCGTCGATCAACGCGAAAAAATTTACTGGCCCTGGAAAAGTTCCGGCTATCGTCGTCTTCATTTCAAG GTAGCACTCCCAGAGGTTGATACAGCAGGAGAGGTTCAAATGGGAACACCATACATGACGCTCTGGGCAGACTGGGGACATGACGTAGTTTACAAAGGGCCTCCACGCTTTACAGAGAACGAGAATGTCAAGAAGTATGCTCAGAGGTTGGCCAAATACTACATGATGCTTGATGATATACGAAATGAAATGCTTCCATCATGTCCCCAAATTTTGCAGGAAAGTTTGAAAGAGTCCGATTCTTCTCTTAATGAGTGCTTATTCTGGAATGACCTTCGCACAAATATGTAG